From a single Lewinella sp. LCG006 genomic region:
- a CDS encoding ATP-binding protein, translating to MKYFQYVFLLIGVVFLAVPAKAQPTRADSLFAIWSDKTNSDEVRVEAFYQRFNPLENEGYNPEARRWSPGLQEAIELAPKTGKEAYMGRFLSLAAGTYIFYTKELDKACTIGEEAFEVSMKFKDYNSAFASLFLLRSCKGLNMVTLLENNLSLDTLVAEQIPLYSNLVLAYYKKSRLPESLELALKAIEIAEESKPVNHFVLAEILDIAGGVHSQIGNYEEAERYLFSSLDHAKKSNFDPAIGSAMIGLGFMNKEKEDLAKAKIYLDSAMVFMEDKQNCEPCMAKARWLSAGVKNLEGNHSDALKELLDIKAYYDSDPVNTNYNVGIYYSELSSAYLGLKQYNNAIAAALSGIEITKANQYSSLQSYENIYKAFTALGNDKKAFEYYQKYVSTRDEITQLRNSQQVTKQELTFQYEQQRLADSLRVEQQKLQQKFVLQKEISRQKNSRNIFLAFGVIAAIIAFGMYSRYRFVQKTKTQLEEKNKLIKAEKKKAEASEKAKHQFLANMSHEIRTPMNAIKGMTDILLRREPQAQQLPYLQGIKQSSDSLLFIINDILDLSKIESGKIELEETPFSLAEELTLVRNMMQFKAEEKSLELYTKFPMDLPEVIGDPTRLRQILINLVGNAIKFTEKGVVTIRLQTETPTADSLAIQCTVSDTGVGIGADRLEKIFESFEQAYSDTSRKFGGTGLGLSISKKLVGLQGGKIWVESQKEQGSQFHFTLTYPLATAADHIQPTDMSTVERDSLANNLAVLQILLVEDNEFNAIVAKEELEDAIPGLQLTLAENGAIALEKLRSQDYDLILMDVQMPVMNGYEATEKIRSLDNGKARIPIIAMTANVMKEEVERCYEAGMDDFIGKPFDTDELLRKMHQLLSKTTS from the coding sequence CCATCTGGTCGGACAAGACGAACAGCGACGAAGTAAGGGTAGAGGCTTTTTACCAGCGGTTCAATCCATTAGAGAATGAAGGCTATAATCCCGAAGCAAGACGGTGGTCACCAGGCCTTCAGGAAGCAATAGAACTTGCCCCAAAAACGGGAAAGGAAGCATACATGGGTCGCTTCCTTTCCTTGGCAGCAGGTACATATATTTTCTATACCAAAGAGCTGGACAAGGCCTGTACTATCGGTGAAGAGGCTTTTGAAGTCTCCATGAAATTTAAAGATTACAACAGTGCTTTTGCTTCCCTATTTCTTTTAAGAAGTTGCAAAGGACTTAATATGGTTACCCTTTTGGAGAACAACCTTTCCTTGGATACACTAGTTGCTGAGCAGATACCGCTCTATTCCAACTTGGTCTTGGCCTATTATAAAAAATCCCGCTTGCCCGAATCGCTCGAACTGGCGCTAAAGGCCATCGAGATTGCCGAGGAAAGCAAGCCTGTAAACCACTTCGTCCTGGCAGAGATATTGGATATTGCCGGGGGCGTCCATTCACAAATAGGCAATTATGAGGAAGCAGAGCGCTACCTATTTTCCTCATTAGACCACGCAAAAAAAAGCAATTTCGACCCAGCCATCGGATCCGCCATGATTGGCCTGGGTTTTATGAATAAAGAAAAAGAAGACTTGGCTAAAGCGAAGATATATCTGGATTCTGCCATGGTTTTTATGGAGGACAAACAAAACTGTGAGCCTTGTATGGCAAAGGCTCGCTGGTTAAGTGCGGGTGTAAAAAACCTGGAAGGCAATCACTCGGATGCACTCAAAGAATTATTGGATATAAAAGCCTACTATGACAGTGATCCGGTTAATACAAATTACAATGTTGGAATCTATTATTCTGAATTATCCAGTGCTTATCTGGGGCTAAAGCAATACAACAACGCCATTGCGGCAGCCTTGTCAGGTATAGAAATAACGAAGGCAAATCAATACAGCTCCCTGCAGAGTTATGAAAATATCTACAAGGCATTCACGGCCCTGGGCAATGATAAAAAGGCTTTTGAGTATTATCAAAAATACGTCAGCACCCGTGATGAAATAACCCAACTCCGCAACAGCCAGCAAGTGACCAAACAGGAACTCACGTTCCAGTACGAACAGCAGCGCCTCGCCGACAGCCTCCGCGTCGAACAACAAAAACTACAGCAAAAGTTCGTCTTACAAAAAGAAATCAGCCGACAGAAAAACAGCCGCAACATCTTCTTGGCCTTTGGGGTAATTGCTGCCATCATCGCATTTGGCATGTACTCCCGCTACCGTTTTGTCCAAAAAACAAAAACGCAACTGGAGGAAAAAAACAAATTGATAAAAGCCGAAAAGAAAAAAGCCGAGGCCTCCGAAAAAGCCAAGCACCAGTTCCTCGCCAACATGAGCCACGAGATACGTACGCCCATGAACGCCATCAAGGGCATGACAGATATCCTCTTAAGGCGCGAACCGCAAGCGCAACAATTACCGTACCTACAAGGGATTAAGCAGTCTTCAGATTCCTTATTATTTATCATCAACGACATCCTGGACCTCTCCAAGATTGAGTCGGGTAAGATTGAACTGGAAGAAACGCCCTTTTCCCTGGCTGAAGAGCTCACCCTGGTACGGAATATGATGCAGTTTAAAGCCGAAGAGAAAAGCCTGGAGCTATATACGAAATTCCCGATGGACTTGCCGGAGGTAATAGGCGATCCCACGCGCCTACGCCAGATTCTGATCAACCTCGTGGGTAATGCCATCAAATTCACGGAGAAAGGCGTAGTGACTATCCGCTTACAAACCGAGACACCAACAGCGGACTCCTTGGCAATACAATGTACGGTATCAGATACCGGTGTGGGCATTGGAGCAGACCGCCTTGAGAAGATTTTTGAATCCTTCGAACAGGCCTACTCCGATACCAGTCGCAAATTTGGTGGCACCGGACTGGGTTTAAGCATCTCCAAAAAGCTGGTCGGACTCCAGGGGGGAAAGATCTGGGTAGAAAGTCAGAAAGAGCAAGGCAGCCAGTTTCACTTCACGCTCACCTACCCATTAGCGACGGCAGCCGATCACATCCAACCCACCGACATGTCAACCGTCGAGCGGGATAGTTTGGCCAACAACCTGGCTGTGCTACAGATACTCCTGGTGGAGGATAATGAATTCAACGCTATCGTTGCCAAAGAAGAACTGGAAGACGCCATTCCAGGCTTACAGCTAACCCTGGCCGAAAACGGAGCCATCGCCCTGGAAAAACTCCGCAGCCAGGACTATGACCTCATCCTGATGGACGTGCAAATGCCTGTGATGAACGGCTACGAAGCGACCGAAAAAATTCGTTCCCTCGACAACGGCAAAGCCCGCATTCCCATCATCGCTATGACAGCCAATGTAATGAAAGAAGAAGTGGAAAGATGCTACGAAGCGGGGATGGATGACTTTATTGGGAAGCCTTTTGATACGGATGAGCTACTACGTAAAATGCACCAATTACTAAGCAAAACGACCAGCTGA